From the genome of Oscillospiraceae bacterium:
GTGGACTGCCCGGACGTGATGAGTATGAACGACGCCGGCACGGACATCCTGCGCGCCGGTAAAAATTCCTCTATGGCCGTTGGACTCAAGCTGCTGGCAAAAGGGGAAGGCGATGCCTTTTTGACAGCCGGAAACAGCGGTGCTGTTACCGTGGGCGCAACTTTTTTGGTCAAGCGTATCAAGGGCATCAAGCGCATTGCGTTTGCGCCGGTCATGCCCTGTAAAAAGGGCTTCTTTATGCTCATTGACGGCGGCGCCAATGTCGACTGCAAGCCCGAAATGCTCAAGCAGTTCGGCGTAATGGGCTCTATTTATATGCAGAAAGTCATGCACGTCAGCAACCCGCGTGTCAGCCTGCTTAATGTCGGCACAGAAGAGCACAAGGGCGGCGACCTGCAGCACGGCGCCTATGCACTGCTCAAGGACAGCCCACTCAATTTTGTCGGCAATACCGAGGCGCGCGATGTGCCGGATGGTATCACGGACGTTTTGGTGGCAGACGGCTTTTCCGGCAATGTCTTCCTCAAATCGTTCGAGGGTACCGCAATGATGATTATGAGTATGTTTAAGGGTGTCCTTACAAAAAGCGTAAAGAATAAGCTTGCCGCAGCCATGGTTTTGGGCGACCTCAAAGGCCTGAAAAAGACTATGGACTACAACGAATACGGCGGTGCGCCGCTTTTGGGTTGTACAAAGCCAGTCTTTAAAGCGCACGGCAGCGCAGAGGCAAAGACTTTTTACAACGCCCTGCGCCTTACAAAATCTTATGTTGAGGGCAATGTTACAGAAGAAATTGCAAAGAGCGTAGCAGCCTATAAAGACGAAGAAGATACCGAAGCGTCCGAAACGGAGGCGGCGGAATGAAGGACCTTTCCGGATTAGAAGAAAAACTGGGATACACCTTCAAAAACAAACTTCTGCTGCTCAATGCTCTTACACATTCTTCCTTTGCAAATGAGACCCACGCACCCGGCGGCAGCAATGAACGCCTGGAATTTTTGGGCGACAGCATTTTGGGCTTTGTGGTGGCAGATTATCTGTACCGCAATTTTCCAGAGTGGCCTGAGGGGCACCTGACCAAGACCCGCGCCGCCCTGGTGTGCGAGCAAGCTTGCTGCGACTTTTCCAAAGAGATGGAGGTCGGCAAATACCTGCGTCTGAGTCATGGCGAGCAAAACAACGGCGGGCGTACCCGCACCTCTCTGCTTGCAGATGCGTTTGAGTCAATTACAGCCGCCATCTATCTGGACGGCGGCTTTGAGCAGGCGCGCACGTTTATTCTGCGTTTTACGCTGCCGGTGCTCAAGACTCTGCGCAGCAAAGCACCGTTCCACGATTATAAGACCAAGCTGCAGGAAATCATTCAGCACAACCCCGGCGAAAAGCTTTCTTATATTCTCACGGGTGAGAGCGGGCCGGACCATGACAAACACTTTACAGTGGAAGTACACTTAAACAGCAATGTCATCGGTAAAGGCGGCGGCCATACGAAAAAAGACGCCGAGCAGCAAGCTGCCCGTGAAGCACTGGAACTGATGGGATATTGAGACACGCAAATGTAGCGGTCTTTGTGCCGCATGTGGGCTGCCCGCACCGGTGCAGCTTTTGTGACCAGCGGCTGATTACCGGCGAAACCAGCCTGCCCGGCCCGCAGGAGGTGCGTGCTGCAGCAGAAACTGCGCTCGCTTCTCTCGGTCCCGCGGCGGCAAAGGCTGAAATTGCCTTTTTCGGCGGCAGCTTTACCGCGGTCGATGACGCCTACCGCAGAAGCCTTTTAGAGGCGGCTTATCCGTATGTCAAAAGCGGGCGCTTTGCCGGTATTCGGCTCTCTACACGGCCGGATGCCATTGATGATGATATTTTAGAGGAACTTTCCGCTTACGGCGTTACCACGATTGAGCTTGGCGCGCAGAGTATGGACAACGCGGTACTTCAAAAGAACGGCCGCGGCCACACAGCGGAGCAGGTGGAGTCAGCCACCCGGCTGATTGCTGCCCGCGGCTTTCATTTGGGCCTGCAGATGATGACTGGCCTGCCCGGTGATACGCCTGCAGGTGCCAGGCACACTGCCCGCTGCTTTGCGGCGCTTGGCGCTGAGGAAGTCCGTATTTACCCGACGATTGTTTTGCCGCATACGCAGATTGCCGCATGGTATCAGGCGGGCAGCTATGTGCCGCAGACTTTGGAGGAAGCCGTTTCGCTTTGTGCAGAGCTTCTTACCTTTTTCGAGCAGCGCGGCATCCGCGTGATTCGCTTGGGTCTGCACGCTTCCCCGCAGCTAGAGCATGAGCGGCTCGGGGGGCCGTGGCATCCCGCTTTCCGGGAGCTATGCGAAAGCCGCCGCTGGCTTGTGCGAATGCAGCAGCAGCTTTTTAACAAACCTTTTGGCCATTACACATTCACAGTACCGGCAAGGTATCTTTCCCAGGCAAAGGGGCAGAAAAAGGGTAATCTTTCGGTGCTTTCGGCGCAGGGCTATGCGGTCACTGTGGTGCCGGGGGAAGCTTTCCGCCTGGTATAAGTGCAGCAAAGGAGTTTTATAGAAATGCTTGTCCGTTCCCTTGAGATCCAGGGATTCAAGACATTCCCGGATAAAACGGTTTTACAATTTCATAACGGCATTACTGCGGTAGTCGGCCCAAATGGAAGCGGCAAAAGCAATATCAGCGACGCTATGCGCTGGGTCTTGGGTGAGCAGAACGTTCGCACCCTGCGTTGTACTAAAATGGAGGACGTTATTTTCAACGGCACCCCGCAGCGCAAAGCCCAGGGCTATGCCGAGGTGACACTCAATATCGACAACAGCGACCGCAGCCTGCCCTTTGACAAAGACGAGGTCGCCGTGACCCGCCGCTATTACCGCAGCGGAGAGAGCGAGTACCTGCTCAATAAGATTTCTGTACGGCTTAAGGACATAAACGAATTATTTATGGACACTGGCCTTGGCCGCGACGGCTACTCAATTATCGGGCAGGGTAAAATTGACGCAATCGTTTCCGCAAAAAGCGAAGACCGGCGCGAGATCTTTGAGGAAGCAGCCGGCATTTCGCGTTACCGTTACCGCAAAGAGGAAAGCGAGCGCCGCCTTGCCGCCGCCGAGGAAAATCTGGTGCGTTTAAACGATATTCTTTCTGAACTCAAAGACCGCGTCGGCCCGCTGAAAGATCAGAGCGAAAAAGCACAGAAATTCCTTTCTTACGCTGCGGAGCAGAAAAATCTGCAGATAGCGCTTTGGCTGCGCCAGATGGAGCAGGCAGCAAAGCTGCTGCATACCCATGATGATAAGATCACGCTTGCGCGCACTCAGCAGGAAGCAGCCGAAAAAGAGCTGGAGGAGCTGGACCGCGCGGCGGAGCAGAATTTTAAAGACATCACCGGCTGTGCCGCGCAGATTGATCGCGTGCACCAGGAGAGCAGCAGAAAAGAAGAAGCTGCCGCTCAAAAAGACGGCCAAGCCAATGTGCTTGACAACGATGTGCAGCACGGGCAGGCTGCTGTTAAGCGCCTGACCGAAACACTGACTTCTTCTGCGGCTGACCGCGGCCGTATGCGGGAAGAAGCAGTGCAGAAAGAGCAGCAGGCCGCTGCTCATACACAAAAAGAGCAGGAGTATCTGCATTCGATAGACGAATACAACCAGAAATTAGAGGACTTGCGTGCGCAGGTCAGTGCTTCCTCTGAGCAGGCAGGAAATCTTGCCCGGCAGCTGTCGCAGCTTTCTTCTCAGGCAACGGAAAGCCGGGTGGCCGAAATGACCGCCGCTTCCGCAATTACTGAAATTGGTATGCGCGTTTCCCAGGCAGATGAGAATATCCGCGGCAAAGAGGACCTGCTCAAGAATTTACAGAAATCCAAAGAAGACAGCGCAGCCATGCTGTCAGAAATGGAGACACGCCTTGCGTCCTTAAAAAATACCGGGCAGGGCTATGGCATGCGCCTGCAGGAGCACCGCAAAAAAGCAGAGGACCAGAAAAAAGAAGCAGACCGCTTGCTGCTGGATGCGAAAGA
Proteins encoded in this window:
- the rnc gene encoding ribonuclease III; translated protein: MKDLSGLEEKLGYTFKNKLLLLNALTHSSFANETHAPGGSNERLEFLGDSILGFVVADYLYRNFPEWPEGHLTKTRAALVCEQACCDFSKEMEVGKYLRLSHGEQNNGGRTRTSLLADAFESITAAIYLDGGFEQARTFILRFTLPVLKTLRSKAPFHDYKTKLQEIIQHNPGEKLSYILTGESGPDHDKHFTVEVHLNSNVIGKGGGHTKKDAEQQAAREALELMGY
- a CDS encoding radical SAM protein, whose product is MRHANVAVFVPHVGCPHRCSFCDQRLITGETSLPGPQEVRAAAETALASLGPAAAKAEIAFFGGSFTAVDDAYRRSLLEAAYPYVKSGRFAGIRLSTRPDAIDDDILEELSAYGVTTIELGAQSMDNAVLQKNGRGHTAEQVESATRLIAARGFHLGLQMMTGLPGDTPAGARHTARCFAALGAEEVRIYPTIVLPHTQIAAWYQAGSYVPQTLEEAVSLCAELLTFFEQRGIRVIRLGLHASPQLEHERLGGPWHPAFRELCESRRWLVRMQQQLFNKPFGHYTFTVPARYLSQAKGQKKGNLSVLSAQGYAVTVVPGEAFRLV
- the plsX gene encoding phosphate acyltransferase PlsX; protein product: MKVIVDAFGGDNAPLEILKGCAQAVHSLGLEIILTGRKETIDHVARENAISMDHMEIVDCPDVMSMNDAGTDILRAGKNSSMAVGLKLLAKGEGDAFLTAGNSGAVTVGATFLVKRIKGIKRIAFAPVMPCKKGFFMLIDGGANVDCKPEMLKQFGVMGSIYMQKVMHVSNPRVSLLNVGTEEHKGGDLQHGAYALLKDSPLNFVGNTEARDVPDGITDVLVADGFSGNVFLKSFEGTAMMIMSMFKGVLTKSVKNKLAAAMVLGDLKGLKKTMDYNEYGGAPLLGCTKPVFKAHGSAEAKTFYNALRLTKSYVEGNVTEEIAKSVAAYKDEEDTEASETEAAE